GCCGGGGCTCGCGTAGCCGTTGTCGGCCATGAACTCGAGCCATTCGCCGTTGGTGACGAGATGTCGCGCGATCCGACCCTGGCGGATCAGCTCCTGATGCGGCGGCTGCTCGTTGTCGAAACAGAAGCCCGGGCCTTCAAAGCCGATCGAATGAATGCCTTGCGGCAGATCGGCCATGCCACCACTGCTCGGCACGGACGGCATCCGCCATGACGCGTCATAAACCGGGTCTGTCGGATTCTGTGCGAACGCGTGCAGGATGTCGGTCCACAGCAACTCCTGATGCTGTTGCTCGTGATGGAGCCCGATCTCCACGATCGGCACGATGGCGCCAAGCTCGGCGCTGCTCGCACCGCGGATGAGCTTTTCCACCGCGGCATCGACATGCGCGCGGTACTCCGCGACCTCGGTCGTGTCCGGCCGCGTGATCAATCCACGCTGGGGCCGTGCGTGACGCGGCCCCGCCGCGACATAATAAGAGTTGAACAGAAAGGCGAAGCGCGGGTCGAACTCCGCATAACCCGACGCATAAGGCTTCAGCAGAAACTGCTCGAAGAACCACGTGGTGTGGGCGCGATGCCATTTGGTCGGGCTCGCATCCGCCATCGACTGGATGGTCTGATCTTCGGCCGAAAGCGGCGCCGCGCGACGCTCGGTTTCGGCGCGCACGGCGCGGAACGCGTCGGCCCAAACCTGACGAGGATCGCGAGACGGCGAAGCAGGAGCGCGCTGCAAGCCCGAAATCGCTGCCTGTGGCATCACTCAACTCCGCCAAAATGGGGATTTATGCGGGCTTGTCCGACCTACCAATTGTAACGAGGCCGGATTGTTCCTTTGAGCCGATGGTCGAGCACCGGACTCTAGCATTTCAAACGATATGCGCCACCCAGCCGGAAGCTATGGACACGATCGCCGCCCTGCAAGGTCATTGCCCTGCCCAATGGGGTCATTGCCTCCGCCACGCGGCCCATGGAATGAATACGGTCAAACTGTCGCAACTAACGCCATGGCTGGGGAAAAGCGTGCCGGAAATCAGGATCGTCAGCACCACCGCAATGAAGACCTCGATCGACGAACTCGCGCCGATCTTCGAGCGCGAGACCGGTCATAAAACGTCGTTCTCGTTCGGGCCGTCGCAGCGCATCACCCGGCAAGTGTCGGAGGGCGAACAAAACGACGTGACCATCACCTCCGACCACGGGCTCGAGAGCCTTATCAAGCAGGGCCGCATCGTCGCAGGCACGCGCGCCGATCTGGCGAGCTCGCCGATGGCGCTCGCCGTGCAGAAGGGCGCGAAGCGTCCCGACATCTCGTCGGCGGAAAAATTCAAGGAGGCGCTGCTCGCCGCAAAATCGCTCGGCATGAGCAATCCGGTCGGCGGCGGCCAGAGCGGCAAGAACCTGGAGGCCATCTTCGACAAGCTCGGCATCACCGAGGCGATGAAGGCGAAAAGCACCTACGGCCCCGGCGGCCCGGCCGGACTGATCGGCTTCTACCTGTTGCGAAAAGAGGTCGAGATCGGCATCCAGCAGCTTCCGGAGCTCATGGCAGTGTCGGGCATCGACATCATCGGCCCGCTGCCGCCGGACATTCAATCGATGACGGTGTTCTCCGCGGGCATTTCGACTGCGGCGAAGGAACCTGAAGCCGCGAAGGCGCTGATCAGGTTTCTCACCACGCCGACGGCCAAGGCGCTGTTCAAATCGAAGGGCATGGATGTGAGTTGAGGGGAGGACGCGATGCGACGGCTCGCGATCGCCATCGTCACTCTGTTCATTGCTGCAGGCGGCGCTCAAGCCGCCGAAATCAAGGCATTGATCTCCACGGCCATGAAGGCGCCGTTCCAGGAGATCGCCGCACAATTCGAAAAGGCCACCGGTCACAAGGTGATCGCGACCTTCGGACCGACCGGACCGCTGACCAAACGCATCGCTGACGGCGAAGCGGCCGACATGGTGATCCTCGGCGGCGAGAACACGGCGACGCTGATCAAGGAAGGCAAGATCGCGGCCGGCAGCAAAGCCGACGTGGCGCGCGGCATGATCGGCGCGGGTGTCGCCAAGGGCGCGCCCAAGCCGGACATTTCGTCGGAGGCCAGCTTCAAGGCCGCGCTCCTCTCGGCGAAAGCCGTCGCGGTGACTGATCCGGCCGGTGGCGGCAGCAGCGGCGTCTACTTTTCCAAGCTGTTCGAAAAGATGGGACTTACCGAAGCGCTGAAACCGAAGCTCAAGCTCGCGGCGGGCGGACCGAACGGCTATGCGGCGACCTTCGTTATCAAAGGCGAAGCCGACTTCGCCATGCAGCCGATCCCCGAGCTCATGGCGGTGCCGGGCATCGAGATCGTCGGTCCCCTGCCCGGCGCATTTCAGAACGTCACGATCTACAGCGCGGGCATTCCCACAAGCGCGAAGGAAGTCGAGACCGCGAAAGCGCTGATCAAGGCGCTGACCGACCCGTCCGCAGCCGCGATCTACAAATCCAAGGGTCTCGAACCCGGTTGAGTGGAGCCAACGGATGCGCAAGCTTCTCGCCGCACTCGCGCTCGGTCTGATGATCGCTCCTGCGACGGCCGCGGACATCGACGCTTTCGTCTCGACCGCCATCAAGGCCGCGACCGACGAGATCCTGCCGGGCTTCGAGCGCGACAACGGCCACACCATCCACGCGAGCTACGCGCCATCCGGCGCGCTGGTGCCGCGGTTCCTGCGCGGCGAGCCGGTCGACATTTTTCTCACCGATGCGCCGGCGCTCGATGAGCTGATCAAGCAGGGCAAGATCGCGGGCGGCCGCATCGATCTCGTGCGCACCGGCATCGGCATTGCGGTGAAGAAGGGCGCGCCGAAGCCCGACGTCTCGACACCGGAGGCGCTGAAGCGCGCGCTGCTCAATGCCAAGAGCATCGGCCACGCCTCGACCGCCGGCGGCAGCATCACCGGCGGTCATGTGCAGTGGGTGTTCCGCCAGCTCGGCATCGCCGACGAGTTTGCGCCGAAGGTGAAGCTGTCGATGGGCGGACCGAACAGCCGCGTCAGCGTGCTGGTGTCGAGCGGCCAAGTCGAGATCGGGTTGCAGCAGGCCTCGGAGCTTTACGACAATCCCGATGTCGAGGTGATCGGCATGCTGCCCGCGCCACTGCAGCAGACCACGCAATATTCCGCGGGCATCACATCGAACGCAAAACAGCCCGAAGCCGCCAAGGCCATGATCCAAGCGCTCACGACGTCGCAAGCCAAAGCCATCTACAAAGCCAAAGGGCTCGAACCGAACTGATGGGAAGAAACGCCATGCGCAAAATTCTGATCGCTTCGGCCGCCGCCCTCTTC
The Rhodoplanes sp. Z2-YC6860 genome window above contains:
- the modA gene encoding molybdate ABC transporter substrate-binding protein, with the protein product MRRLAIAIVTLFIAAGGAQAAEIKALISTAMKAPFQEIAAQFEKATGHKVIATFGPTGPLTKRIADGEAADMVILGGENTATLIKEGKIAAGSKADVARGMIGAGVAKGAPKPDISSEASFKAALLSAKAVAVTDPAGGGSSGVYFSKLFEKMGLTEALKPKLKLAAGGPNGYAATFVIKGEADFAMQPIPELMAVPGIEIVGPLPGAFQNVTIYSAGIPTSAKEVETAKALIKALTDPSAAAIYKSKGLEPG
- the egtB gene encoding ergothioneine biosynthesis protein EgtB, which codes for MPQAAISGLQRAPASPSRDPRQVWADAFRAVRAETERRAAPLSAEDQTIQSMADASPTKWHRAHTTWFFEQFLLKPYASGYAEFDPRFAFLFNSYYVAAGPRHARPQRGLITRPDTTEVAEYRAHVDAAVEKLIRGASSAELGAIVPIVEIGLHHEQQHQELLWTDILHAFAQNPTDPVYDASWRMPSVPSSGGMADLPQGIHSIGFEGPGFCFDNEQPPHQELIRQGRIARHLVTNGEWLEFMADNGYASPGLWLSDGWAVVEAEGWNAPGYWHNADGAWFSLTLGGLRPVDPAAPVLHISYYEADAFARWAGKHLPTEAEWEIAARSGLLADGFGVAWQWTRSAYLAYPGYRAAEGALGEYNGKFMVNQMVLRGSSLATPKGHERVSYRNFFHPPARWQFSGLRLVDYR
- the modA gene encoding molybdate ABC transporter substrate-binding protein, which codes for MNTVKLSQLTPWLGKSVPEIRIVSTTAMKTSIDELAPIFERETGHKTSFSFGPSQRITRQVSEGEQNDVTITSDHGLESLIKQGRIVAGTRADLASSPMALAVQKGAKRPDISSAEKFKEALLAAKSLGMSNPVGGGQSGKNLEAIFDKLGITEAMKAKSTYGPGGPAGLIGFYLLRKEVEIGIQQLPELMAVSGIDIIGPLPPDIQSMTVFSAGISTAAKEPEAAKALIRFLTTPTAKALFKSKGMDVS
- a CDS encoding molybdate ABC transporter substrate-binding protein gives rise to the protein MRKLLAALALGLMIAPATAADIDAFVSTAIKAATDEILPGFERDNGHTIHASYAPSGALVPRFLRGEPVDIFLTDAPALDELIKQGKIAGGRIDLVRTGIGIAVKKGAPKPDVSTPEALKRALLNAKSIGHASTAGGSITGGHVQWVFRQLGIADEFAPKVKLSMGGPNSRVSVLVSSGQVEIGLQQASELYDNPDVEVIGMLPAPLQQTTQYSAGITSNAKQPEAAKAMIQALTTSQAKAIYKAKGLEPN